The Saprospiraceae bacterium genome includes the window GTGGCCATATGGAGGGAGGTGGGGGGATTGCTGTGATTGTGATTGGAGTGTAGGAGTCAGTTTTTGAGGAGTCAGTTTTTGAAGGGTCAGGTTGGATAGTGTCAGGTGGGGAGGAGTCAGGTTTTGGGGAAGTCATCAGGTTTGGGTGGGTGGGCGAGCGGAATATGGCTGGCGGCAAGTGGGGTTGGGCTTAAAGCAGGTGGCAATGGGTGCGCTAAGTCAGGGCTACGGCTGACCGTTTAGGGAAGCGGTAGCGGGTTGCGACCTGCTTGCGGGTTTGGACTTGCTGTGGCGATATGGAGTGAGGTGGGGAGGATTGTTATGGATGTGAGGATGGGCTTAGGACTATGGGGTTTTGTTGATTTTGAGGGGGGGGCAGGTTAGGAGGAGTCAGTTTTGAGGGGTCGGGTTGGGAGGGGTCGGGTTTTTGGGAGCGGGGTGAGCGGAATATGGCTGGTGGCAAGTGGGGTTGGGTTAAAGCAGGTGGCAATAGGTGTAGCTAAGCCAGGGCTACGGCTGACCGTTTAGGGAAGCGGTAGCGGAAGTGCGACCTGCTTGCGGGTTGGGACTTGCTGTGGCCATGTGGAGTGAGGCGGGGGCTTGCTATGAATGCTAGGATGGGCTTAGGAATATCGGGTCGGTGTTAGATTTTGAGCGGGCGGGGCGAGCGAAATGTGGCTGGCGGCAAGTGGGGCTGGGTTAAAGTAGGTGGCAAATAGGTGTAGCTAAGCCAGGGCTACGGCTGACCGTTTAGGGAAGCGGTAGCGGGTTGCGACCTGCTTGCGGGTTGGGACTTGCTGTGGGCATATGGAGTGAGGTGGGGGCTTGTTAGATTTTGAGGGGTTAAACCAGTGTTTAGAAGCTAGGATTTCCGGTTTTGCAGATGAGGAAGGTTTTCAGAAGTTTCGAAAAATGGTTAGAAGCAGAAAAAATGGCACTTTGTTTTTTGAAACGAGAATCTGGCACTATCTTTAATCGAATGGTTTTTATCAGTTGGGCATAGAGGGCAAGTTTCAAGAAACGGTGGATTTGTAGAAACCGTTTTGGTATACCCAAAGAAGATTTAAGCGCAATAGGATTTTATTACTCTACCCTACTAAAAATCAGGTAGAGGTAAATTATTAGGATTGATCTGCATCCAACGCAAAAATCGGATGACCAGATCAAGGAACAATTGAAAATTTCGTTTCCAAACTCTCCGTAGCCCCTCGCGAACAATATCGATTCCCCGGCGCGAGAAGCTGTTTTCCTTGTAGCCGTGATTTTTTATCGCAATAGCTTTCCGGCGCAGATGTTGATGAAGTCCGACATTAGCTACCACTGCATAAGCGATGCAGACCAAGGCTACCAGTTTTTTAAGTTTCTCCAGGTCTCTGAGATGGGTAGACTCCAAATCAAAGCCTCGCTTCTTCACATTTTGAAAGAAGCCTTCGATTCGCCATCGTTTCTTGTATAGTTGGGCCAGGTAATCTACTTTGGCCGTGCCAAATAGAAACAGCAAATCACCGTCTTTAAGGACTTTGCCATACACATTGCCCCAGATGCCATCTACCCTACAACCACTCAGCCGTACTGTTTTGCGGTCTTGGAGTAGTTGCTCAATCGTATAAACATGTTCATTGAGCCCTAGCTGACGAGTGATTTTATGATGCCTCGGTACCCTAACGCAAAACCGAATACCTTGATCTTTCAGGAATTTCAGCCAACGATGTCCGATAAACTCCCGGTCGCCAAGGAATAAGCCAATGCGTTTACCTAATAGCCGGATACATTTTTTGAGCAGATCGATTCGATCACTCGTATTGGAGTTGCCGCTATTATTGTCCAGCATCTCCCAATACAAGGGAATACTAATATGCCGGCAACGCACCACAATCATCAGGATATTGACCTGGCATTTGCCAAAGTCCCATTCTGTTCGATCAATACATAAGGTTACTTTCCCTCTTTTGGGTAAGAACATCGCTAACAATAGGGCTACCTGTTCGTAGTCTAGGGACACCTCTCGGAAGAAATCTTGTATCCTGACTTCATTAGAAGAGGCTTTGACCTCGTCATTAAGGGCTTGGGCTACCTCACAAAACTGTACCGATCGGGTTTTGATCATCGCCAAAACAAAAAGTACGATGAATTTTTTGCGAGCCAGATTCTTTACCATTGGCACTTTGTCCAGAATCGCCGTAACTTCGGCGCAGCAATATTGCTTCATAAGGAAGTTAGTCGTTTTTGAGTGTGGTAACCCAAATATGACGCTTCCTTATGATTTTTTCACCCCCACTAACTTTTTAGTAGGGTAGAGTAGGTGTCCGGTCTGAGTGTAGTGTTTGAGACTTTGTTTCATAAAGTCGAAGAAAGAAATTTTTCTTAGTTTGCAAGTGGTGTACAGGGATAAAAGAGTAGCATAAGCTTGAGCTCCTTGTGGGGATTTGCTACCAAAAGAGACTTTTCTTTTTAGCACTCCAATGCGAATCAGGTATTCCCCATAGTTATTATGGCAGGGCACTTTAGGGTGTTTAATAAAGGTCAAAATGCGAGGTTTTTGATGGTTGACTTTTTTGATGATTTGCTTCAAAATATCATTGGGATTGGCCCAATTCAATAAATCATCGAGCCTCAGATGCAGTTTTGCCAGTCTGCGCTCAAAGATCTGTTGTCCTAATTGCTGCCTTTGGGTTTGAAGCCGCTCCCCATCCCTTAATATTCTTCTAAATTTAATATAAAACTTAAAGACACTTCGCAGCTTTGGAAATGCAACATATAACTTCCTGATTTTTCTCAGCAAGTGGGCCATGCAACTTTGTTGATCGCAAATCAAAGACAGATATGCCCCCAACCATCTACCACCAAGACCCCCATAAAAAATTCTCCTAATATTCGACGAACCACGTCTTTGCCTCTTGACTTATCTATGGTGTAAATAGCCGAGTCATCTGTACCAAAAACCATAACCACCAATTTTTCCCTTGCACCCGCCAGCCGGTTTCATCAGCATGTAAAATCTTAGCCTGCTTGACATCTTCCAGGATTTCATCATACACCTCCTGCATGATCCGGGCTACTCTGATTACCTGAGCACAAAGACCAGAGGTACTCATCTGTTGACCAAAAATGCTACTGAAATAAGTCGATATTCTGGTAAAGGGCAAGCATAAACTGATCCAGAGGTAAATCAGGTGTACGGTTGTGTTCAGACCTATATCTGATTTGGGTAAGGCCAAATCTGTGCTCGCTGTACTTACCTTTTGACACTTTGAACAGTATTTCTTCTCTTGCAATACTTGGATTACTGCTACTTCCAGCGGCAATTCCGGTATATCTACTATGATTCTGCTCCTACTGCTCGAGAAGGGCGCCACTCCGCTTAAATCCTCCCCACAATTATCGCACTGTTCTACATTAGCCCTTTCCTCTCTCGTTACGGCTTTGGCTTTGGCTTGATTTTCAGCGCCTTTTCTCCCTTTTTTACCCCTTCTTTTCTTTTTCCCTTTTCCATCGTTGCCAACTCCCTTTTCTTCCCACACTGCTTGCTTGGAACTGGGTTTATTACTCTGCTTATTGACCGATTCAACTTTGGACTTCAAGGCCTGGGCTTCTAAAGCTTGGATTTGTGCTCGCAAGGACGCATTCTCTTCTGCTATAGCCTTATAGCTCTTTCGCAATTGATCTATCAGCTCTACCAACTTATTCTTTGGCAAACCCCTAAAAAAGGACAAGGTAGCTGATATGATAGATCCTATACTCATCGATTCTTTGATATTGCTTTTACTTCAAAAGCCATCTGACTTCTCACAAGTTTATCAACATTTTTCCAATATTCTTACCTCTGAACTCTTTTTTTAAATCAATTCATTTCCTCACAATTCTTTTCTCCTTTTTTCGTAACTTCATCCTGTCTCTGAAATCAGTTTGAACTTACAATAAAAAATATTAGCTACGCAATTCCATGTACTTTACTAAAACATATATCATTTTACTGCTAATTTCATTCTGCTTTTCATGCAAAGATTCCTGGAGGCAGTCTGGGGAACTTAAGGGGCTGAAAAACTTTGATCTTAACAAAAAATACATAGTTAGTGATGCTGGAGATACTATTCCAACAAATTTATCTATTCCCTTTTCTGGAAGAGTAGTAGATTTAGATAGTTTTGAGAAACCCCAATGGGTACCTCTACGAAATGAACCCAAAACTATTCCTGTAAAAAAGAATATTCACCCGATTATTGATCCTCCCTCCTTTGTTGTACCTAAAAATATAAAAGAAATCTCTATAGATCAAAATAGTAAATTGAAGCAGATCTTGGCCCAAGGAACTAAAGTGCAAATGTTACAACCTAAGAGTATCATTGCTGAAAGGCCAAAAATGAAAGATCATGCAAAGCGAAGTATTGTATATTTTGATAAAGACTCAGGTTTGCCAAGTTATCGTATATTCAATATTCTTCAGGACCGTCGAGGAGATTTATGGATCGGAACTCTTGAGGGAGTGAGCCGCTTTGATGGCCACAGTTTTACCAATTTTACTACTAAACAGGGTTTGAGTGATAATAATGTTTATACTCTTTTTGAGGATAGTAAAGGTATTTTATGGTTTGGTACTACTAACGGAGGCCTTACTCGATATGATGGTCAAGAGTTTACACATTTTACAACAAGAGGAGGATTAAGCGATAATTACGTGACCTCAATTACGGAGGATAGCAATGGTAATTTATGGATTGGAACTATCTTTGGAGGACTCACACGATATGATGGCATAAATTTTTCACAATATTCAGAACATGAAGGTTTAAGCCATTTTGCAGTGCATGCTATTCTAGAAGATAGTAGAGGGGATCTATGGATTGGGACGTTGCAAGGAGGCCTTAATCGTTTTGACGGAGAAAGTTTTACTCATTATACTATTGATAATGGATTAAGTAACAATACAGTTACTTCTCTCTTGGAAGATCGAATCGGTAACTTGTGGATTGGAACCTTTGGTGGAGGTCTAAACAGATTATCTGGTGATTCACTGATTCATTTTACAACTAAAGAAGGCTTAAGTAGTAATAATATAAGTTCAATTGAAGAAGATTCTAATGGCAATCTATGGATAGGAACCGTTGGAGGTGGAGTAAATCGCTTTGATGGAAAAGACTTCACTCATATAAGTATAGATCAAGGCCTTAGCCATGCAAACGTTCTTGCGCTAGAGTTTGATCAAGCAGGAAATCTTTGGGTAGGAACAGAGAGTGGAGGGCTTAACAAATTTCTATCAATTGAATTTACTCATCTTGAACTTGAAGAAGGCTCCTCAGGGTCAGATATAAGTTTCATTTTAGAAGATAATGATGCGAATATCTGGTGGGGGTCCTCACGAAATGGCGTTTATAGATACAACGAAAAGGAGCTAGCCATTTTCAGCACCAACCAAGGCTTTGCCACTAGTTCGTTTCTTTGCATGATTGAAGGTAATAATAACGATTTATGGTTTGGTATGTCGGACGGCGGATTAGCCCAATTTAATGGGGAGAATCTTAAAATAATAAATACTGATCATGGGTTAAATAGTAATGGCCCCACAGCTCTACTTCAAGATCGAAATGGAGACTTATGGTACGGTACTTTCGATAATGGAGTAGCAAGGTATGATGGAGAAAATATGATATACTATACTACGGCTGAAGGGTTAACAAATAGATATGTCCAATTACTTTATGAAGATAATCAAGGAAATATATGGATTAGTATGACAAGAGCATTATGCAGATTCGATGGCAAAAATCTGATATACTTTTCAACTGCAGAAGGATTGGGGGATAACCAAGTTTATGCTATGATTGAAGATAAATATGGAATATTATGGTTCGGCACAGGTGGTGGTCTAACTCGTGCAATACCATCGGAGGAAATGGATAGATATTATGAATTCAAAAATTACCGGATTTCGGAATCATTAGCAGATAATGCTATTGGAGCGATAGAATTAGACCAAGATGAAAATGTTTGGATGGCCACTAGTTCAGGGATTACTCAGGCCATTCGTGATCCTAATATATCAAATAGGCAGTCTACTGAAAATTTAAAGTTTGTACGATTTACTCAAGAAGATGGACTGAAAAGAACAGACTTCTATACCGTTTTAAGAGATTCAAGGAATAGAATGTGGTGGGGATCAGATGGCGGATTAACTATGATGGACATGAAATCTTATAAGAACTCCAGTAGGCCTCCAGCTATAAGTTTGAGAAATATAGAAATAAACCAAACTGAGATTGATTTTCGATATTCAACCGTAATCTCTGGAATAGATTCTATTCCATTTGAAATAGACCTGTCTTTGGATTATGATTCAGTTTCTCTCTTTTATAACTACCCAATCAATTTGTCCTTACCTTATCAGTTGAATCACCTGACTTTCCATTTTACTGCTATTGAATGGGCTGGACCTCATAAGATTAGGTATCAATATATAATGGAAGGGCTTGATAAAGACTGGAGTGGCTTGCAAACCGAACCTTTCGCAGACTATCGAAACCTACCACCAGGTAAATTTACATTTAAAATAAAAGCTATTGGTGTTGCTCAAACCTGGAGTGACATTTTTTCCTATACTTTCAGAATTCGTCCACCATGGTGGTTTAGTTGGTGGGCTTACCTTTTATATAGCTTACTTGCCATTTTCCTTGCGTATCAGATTTTTCAATTTTTATTAAACCGACAATTAGCCTTAGCTGAAAACCAACAATTGAAAGAACTTAATACAGTTAAAACGAAGCTATATACCAACATTACCCACGAGTTTCGTACTCCTCTAACTATTATTCAAGGGGTAAATGATCAAATTAGGAAAAAAGCTGAGCGATCGAATGATAAGGAGACATTTGACAATACTGCGATTGTTAAGCGTAATAGTATACAATTGCTCAATCTTGTTAATCAAATGTTAGAATTAAGAAAGTTGGAGGCAGGCGCTCTATCTGTTAATTTAATTCAAGATGACATCCTTAGATACCTTTCCTATATCGTGGAATCTTTTCATTCCTATGCTCAGTCCAAGGAAATCCGAATACACTTTCTGACAGAACAAGATAAGATTTTAATGGATTATGATCCAGACAAGATTCTGGCAATTGTTTCAAATCTCATGTCAAATGCCGTTAAATTCACAGGTGAAGGGGGAGATATTTATGTATCAGTAGACCAGAAAACTTGGGAAAACTTCGAACAAGAGTCTTTAGTAATAAAGATTCGTGATACAGGAATAGGTATTCCAGCTGAAAAGCTACCTCATATTTTTGATCGATTTTACCAAGTTGATGATGAAGCTACTCGTAAAGCAGAAGGTACAGGAATTGGACTAACGCTGACGAAAGAGCTAGTTAGGTTGGTGAATGGAGAGATAAAGGTAGAAAGTACAGTAGGGGAAAGTACTACATTTTTTGTTGTTTTACCGATCAATAGATCCACGAAATTAGCAGAAGATGGAGACAGATTGATTATAAAGGAAAAGGCCAATGCCTTTATTCCGTCAATAGCAAAGGACACTGATGTAATAATATTCAAAGAGGAAGACATTGAATTGCCATTGGTACTATTGGTTGAAGATAACAAGGATGTTCAAGCATTCCTTCAGACTTGTTTGAGGGATCGATATGAATTTATCGTGGCTTTTAATGGCCAACAAGGAATTGATCTTGCTTTGGACCGAGTTCCAGATCTGATAATCAGTGATGTAATGATGCCCGAAAAAGATGGGTTTGAACTTACGGAAACGTTAAAAAGTAATTTTCTGACAAGCCATATCCCGATTATCTTGCTAACGGCAAAAGCAGATATACAATCACGAATTGAAGGAATAAAGCATGGAGCAGATGTTTATTTAAATAAACCCTTCAATAAAGAAGAGCTTTTGGCTTGGTCCCAAAAGCTAATCGAATTGCGAAAGATCCTTCAAGAAAGATATAGTGGGTTAAAAACTCTAATCCCAGTAGAAAACAAAGTAATTCAGCGAGAAGATGAATTCATACAGAAATTTACACGAATTGTTGAAGAACACATGGCTGATCCAGGTTTCGATATAACTTTTCTTGAGAAAAAGCTTAGGTTGTCTCGTACTCAAATTCATCGGAAGCTAAAGGCTTTGACTGATTGTGCAACATCGGAAAACATAAATCTTATCCGGCTCCGAAACGCGAAACAGCTTCTAAATTCTACAGAACTAAATATCTCAGAAATAGCCTATGAGGTAGGATTTAGTGATCCAGCATACTTCACAAAGCTCTTCACTAAAGCGTATGGTTATCCACCTAGTGAAGAAAGGAGGAGGAAGAAGTGAAAAGCCCTCCTCTTCTAACCAAAAACGGATGTATTGCACTCTTCTTAGTTACTCTCCAAAGAATCGATAATAAGTCTCTCTAAATTTTTTGGGAAGCTTACACTGTTTATGCAATAAATGCAACGATTAAGTTTTTGATTATTAGTTAATTATCCTATATTTTCCCTGTTCTTGTGCAACAATATTCCAAGAATTCCTAATCCTAGGTGCAACAATATTCGAGGGATTTATCAAAATTTTCCAAGAGGTCAAGCTCCTATTACCCCCACCTTTGTGATGTCAGAACTAGTTCCGTAATCCGCTATCTGATTTCTTTGAATTCTTATAGAACGCTCAAGTTTTCGGGTATGCAGTTAAAACATGGCTACATTCCATTTGTAGCTAATTTAATAACCATTTAGAAAATTTTAAAAGATGAAAAATTCAATGTTTAAAGCCACAATAATTATGATCGTGGTGATTTTAACTGGTCAATTTGTAATAGCTCAAGATCAAACTGTACAACTATTCAGTAGGCCATATTATAAAGGAGAGGGCATTAAATTGAAGCAAGGCGTTTATCGAAAGTCCGAATTAAAAAATCTGAAATATTTAGTTTCTGCCAAAATCCCAGAGGGTTTGATGATTGCTGTTCACCCTGAAGATAATTTCAATGGTAAAGGAATTGTTGTTAGAGCTGACATGACAAACGTTCCACAATTTCCTTTTAAAGTTGGTTCAGTTCGAGTGATTAATGTAGTTGATTACGCAGTAAGATCAGCGCTTAATGGAGGTGGTGGAACTCGAATTCGAGTATGTGGTGATTACTTTTATATTAAAGGTATCACAAGCAAACATGTAGAAGGCTCAAAAGTAAAACTGGAAGGGCGTATTGAACACCATTTGACGTGGCGCTTTGATGACAAGATCTATTATCAAGTTGAACTTAATAACAACGAAATTACAGATCTTAAGTTAAAATTTGAGGCAGGAGGTTTATCCAAGATTGCAGGTCCTGTTTTAGGGTATATTGCCAAAATAATCCCGGGGGGAGTTATCACTGGTGGTATGCTCGGAGATGTATATGAAACATTGGGTAATCATCTTGATGCTGGCTGGAAACGTGCTTCGGGGACTTTGATTTCAGCAATGGCTATTCAAATATCTGAGGAAATGATAGGAACGTCGGCCAGTTCTCAGGCAATAAAGAGATCTCAGAAACCGAACTCAAATGTGGTTAATAAAATACCAAACCAAAGACCTTCTGTCTGGATACTGAATGGTAAAGACAGGCAGGAAGTAGAAAATGATCCTTCAAAAAAACTCAAAGTACCACCCCGCAGCAGAAATAAAAATCAGCAATAACAAATAGGTATACATGAGGTCATTCCGAATTTATTTACGAAGGTAATTACTTTGATTTTTGGGGTGTAGAGAGGTATTGGAGAGGTAAAGTTAGTTGAGAGAGTCTACATTTGGCTCCCCAGCACCTCTAAAGGTCAATTATTTCTAAGTGTTAACAAACTTTCTGAGTATAACCTACAAAATTCGGGATGAACTCATGGAATGCCAAATCTCAACTCGTATTTCCAAAAACAATTTCGTGATGAAAACAATTTGCATTTTAATCAATATTATAGGTTTTGTAGTTAATCTAGATGCCCAGTTGGAGAAGCAAGTAGATTGGTTTTTTGGATTAGATCAGGCAGGCATCCAAATTAAATGGAAACTTCCAATGGAGGAGTTGGTCTATACTGAGGATGGATGGTCTAAAGTTGAACTAACCATTCAAACAGAGACACCTAAATCCGAATTGATCTTTCGACTTCTGAATAACGGTGGGGTGCTTCAACAAGGACAAAAGGCCGATGTGGTTCCCAAATATCAGGATGTCAACTTGATTACTTTTCAAAATAGCATTTGGCTACCATATGAATCAAATGAATTGGTCCTTCAAGTACTAGATAAAAATAAAAATGTCCTAAAGTCTTCATCCCCAAAGACTTTTATTAAAGGTGCTTTGAAGACAAATGAGGATAAACGTCCTAATTTGTACCTTTTGGCGATCGGTGTTCCATTTATTGATCTTAAGTATACCATCGAAGATGCCAAAGACTTTGTTGGTATTTTCAACACACAGGGAGGAATTCAACCTGATAAGCTTTATAAGGAAGTTCATTCTAAACTAGTGATTGGTAGTGCAGCAAATGCCTATAATATTTCCAAGTCAATCCTTAATCTTCAAGAAATGTATTATGAAGGTAGAATTCAAAAGAATGATGTAGTAATGTTGTTCATATCTTCTCATGGCGGCTTTGATGCAAATGGGGAATTGATTATTAAAGGATATGGGTACAATCCAGAGAACTCGAAATCAGGCATTGAGTATAAGCAAATTCTAAATTGGCTAGTTCCTATTCAAGCACAAAAGATAATTTTCCTTGATGCATGTCATAGTGGAGGTATTAGTCAATTTTTCACCGAATTGAGTCAGAATAAGGGCATCACTATTGTAGCCTCCTGTAAAGCAGAGCAATTGGCCTTTGAAGACGATCAATGGAAAAACGGCGCATTTACTGAAGGTATTCATCGAGGACTGGCTGGAATGCAAGCGGTGGAGAAAGGTAAGCCAGGGATTACAGTTGGAGGGTTGGTCAATTTTCTTAGCCGAGAGGTTCCATCTATAGTGCAAGAAACGAAAGACAAGAGCAGAAAAATCCTTTTTAGCCAAACTCCGGTCTTGATTAGCAATAAAGACGCAAATATTGTGATCTACCGAGTTGGCCAAAAATAATAAAACCTATGCAATGAGAACAATATATTTTGTCGCTATAACAATATGTTTTCTGATTAATTTTGCCAGCCTTAGCGCACAACAAGGTAATGTCGCCATTACAGATTTTCATCCAGATTTTGAGCACAAATCTGTAGTTGTGGAATACACTATATTTCCAATCGGGCAATATCGTCAATTTAACGTTAATTTGGTTGGCACTTTAAATGGCAAAAAGCTTGACATACGCAGTTTTGCTGTAAATAGTAATCGAAATGTAAAGGCTGGAAAAAAAAATTTGATTTGGTATCCGCAAAAAGATGGTTATACAACGATCAAGGGGATACTACAATTGTCTATCGTATGTTCTAATCCACTAGATTGGGATATGGACGGAATACCCAACAATAGTGATCCAAGACCCTACAGCGAAGATTCATATCGGACACTTATCCGACTCCCCTTGCTAATGAAATGGAAAATTGGGTCTGGCTTTACTATTGGGTCTGGACTGATCGTTCTTGGAGGCACTGAAATGTGGAAGGCGAGTAGAGGAAAAGCTTACCAATTATTTAAGAACTATACTAATCCCATTGATCCGGTATTCCCAGAAAATGGGTTTAAGGATAGACAGGCAGCCTACGAACAGGGAAATCAAAAATACAAAGATGGGCAATATGTACTGTATTCAGGAATAGGAATCTTATTAACTTCAGTTGTGGTATGGCTGGATCAAAAAGAAAAGTCTAAGAAGAAAGCTGAAGAACTTCTGAAGAATTTCGAAATCAGGCCATACACTAGCTCTTCAATCGATATGCCTCTAGGTGTTCAATTAATTCATAAATTTTAAATCCTAAAGAAATGAGAACTTTATTATTTCCAAAAGTACTTTTTCTAGTAATGAGTTTAATATTTATTGACTCAGTTAAAGCAATTTCACAATCGAGAACCAATCCGTTGGAGATTGTATTGAACTCAGATTTTATAGAGAGCTTTGATGCCCTTAGGAAACAAGCTGAAGAGATGGTATCAGAGGTCAAAATGGTAGAACAATATAGTGCTGAAGAAATGGAGGACCTGATGGTCTCCTACAATCTCACAGCTCAGTATTTCAATGAAGTTTTATACAATGTGAAAGATATTCTGTTAAGCAGAGATCGCAGAAAATACTTCTTTGGTAACAATGGCAAACATGTTGCGGACTTTCATAAGGTAGTAGAAGCTGATCTAATACGAGCGGAGCGGTATTTTCAAAATGAATTTAGGAAGAAGTACTTAAATTTGGTGTCAAATGATATGACTGTTGATCTTTTTGTAAGGGAACTCTGGACGATTTTAGAGAACACCCTTCCTATAGTAATTAATCTATTTTACCAGATACAAGAAAATCTGAATGAAAATAGTAAACAAGTTCTTGACAAAGAGCTTATTGAAAAGCATAGGTTTAAGGTATGGGAAGAGCTCTAGAATAAATTGAATCAGTCCTTTAACCATATACTAATAACATCTAGGAAAGAAGGGCAAGGAGGCTCCAATTGTTTGATTGGAGCTTCAATTTCCTTCCTTGGATTTGTTAAGTGAATTCAGAGAGTGGTAAGTTCCAGGACAAATTAAATCACATATTATCTTGAGCGGCTTTCCGTTCTATGCATCGTTAAAAAGCCTCATCGATGCCCCGCATCGCCTGCGTTTTTTGCCTTGCCTAGAACAAAAAACCATCTCAATATAATGGTAACATAATTTTGTCCAGGAACTTATTTCGAGCATTATTTTCTAACCTCTTAAACCTCCAATCGATGCGTATTTTCTTTTTTATAATTTTTTTTCTATTATCATTTTTGTTGCAAGGTCAAAATTTACGGACTATGGGATTGGTTTTTGATGATTCTACCTATTACCAAATCCCAAAGAAACGGAATTTACCAATTGGTACTAAGTCCTACAAAAGTGACATTTCTACCGTTACAAAAATTGACTTAAAACCATATTGTCCATTGCCTGGTGATCAGGGGGAATTTGGCTCTTGTGTTGGCTGGGCCGCAGGATACGCCGCTTTGACAATTTCAGATATTCTGGCATCGGATTCAATACTTACAGTAGATCAAATAACAAGGAGAGCTTACTCTCCTTTATTCCTTTATAACCAAGCGAAGATTAGTGATTCTATTTGCAATTCCGGGGCAAGAATTATTGAAGTCCTTGAATTAATGAAAGAAAAAGGGAGTGTCCTTTTCGACCAGTTTGATATTAATAATCCCGATTGTCAAGTTTTACCCCAAAAAGGGCATTATCGCTTTGCAAAAGAACATAGAATTTCTAAATACTATAAGGTTTTTGATCTGGAAGAGCAGAATATAAATAAAGTCAATGCTACAAAGTTAAGCTTAATTGAGAGAAAGCCAGTAATAGTTGGATTGGAGTTACCAGCAAGTTTTCTTCAGATTAAATTTGGTGACAAGTTCTGGTATCCTTCTATCGGAGATTCTTCCTATATCATAGGTGGACATGCAATGGTTGTTATCGGGTATGACGACGAAAAAAGAGCTTTTGAAGTAATTAATAGCTGGGGGC containing:
- a CDS encoding IS4 family transposase encodes the protein MKQYCCAEVTAILDKVPMVKNLARKKFIVLFVLAMIKTRSVQFCEVAQALNDEVKASSNEVRIQDFFREVSLDYEQVALLLAMFLPKRGKVTLCIDRTEWDFGKCQVNILMIVVRCRHISIPLYWEMLDNNSGNSNTSDRIDLLKKCIRLLGKRIGLFLGDREFIGHRWLKFLKDQGIRFCVRVPRHHKITRQLGLNEHVYTIEQLLQDRKTVRLSGCRVDGIWGNVYGKVLKDGDLLFLFGTAKVDYLAQLYKKRWRIEGFFQNVKKRGFDLESTHLRDLEKLKKLVALVCIAYAVVANVGLHQHLRRKAIAIKNHGYKENSFSRRGIDIVREGLRRVWKRNFQLFLDLVIRFLRWMQINPNNLPLPDF
- a CDS encoding transposase; amino-acid sequence: MSIGSIISATLSFFRGLPKNKLVELIDQLRKSYKAIAEENASLRAQIQALEAQALKSKVESVNKQSNKPSSKQAVWEEKGVGNDGKGKKKRRGKKGRKGAENQAKAKAVTREERANVEQCDNCGEDLSGVAPFSSSRSRIIVDIPELPLEVAVIQVLQEKKYCSKCQKVSTASTDLALPKSDIGLNTTVHLIYLWISLCLPFTRISTYFSSIFGQQMSTSGLCAQVIRVARIMQEVYDEILEDVKQAKILHADETGWRVQGKNWWLWFLVQMTRLFTP
- a CDS encoding two-component regulator propeller domain-containing protein, whose translation is MYFTKTYIILLLISFCFSCKDSWRQSGELKGLKNFDLNKKYIVSDAGDTIPTNLSIPFSGRVVDLDSFEKPQWVPLRNEPKTIPVKKNIHPIIDPPSFVVPKNIKEISIDQNSKLKQILAQGTKVQMLQPKSIIAERPKMKDHAKRSIVYFDKDSGLPSYRIFNILQDRRGDLWIGTLEGVSRFDGHSFTNFTTKQGLSDNNVYTLFEDSKGILWFGTTNGGLTRYDGQEFTHFTTRGGLSDNYVTSITEDSNGNLWIGTIFGGLTRYDGINFSQYSEHEGLSHFAVHAILEDSRGDLWIGTLQGGLNRFDGESFTHYTIDNGLSNNTVTSLLEDRIGNLWIGTFGGGLNRLSGDSLIHFTTKEGLSSNNISSIEEDSNGNLWIGTVGGGVNRFDGKDFTHISIDQGLSHANVLALEFDQAGNLWVGTESGGLNKFLSIEFTHLELEEGSSGSDISFILEDNDANIWWGSSRNGVYRYNEKELAIFSTNQGFATSSFLCMIEGNNNDLWFGMSDGGLAQFNGENLKIINTDHGLNSNGPTALLQDRNGDLWYGTFDNGVARYDGENMIYYTTAEGLTNRYVQLLYEDNQGNIWISMTRALCRFDGKNLIYFSTAEGLGDNQVYAMIEDKYGILWFGTGGGLTRAIPSEEMDRYYEFKNYRISESLADNAIGAIELDQDENVWMATSSGITQAIRDPNISNRQSTENLKFVRFTQEDGLKRTDFYTVLRDSRNRMWWGSDGGLTMMDMKSYKNSSRPPAISLRNIEINQTEIDFRYSTVISGIDSIPFEIDLSLDYDSVSLFYNYPINLSLPYQLNHLTFHFTAIEWAGPHKIRYQYIMEGLDKDWSGLQTEPFADYRNLPPGKFTFKIKAIGVAQTWSDIFSYTFRIRPPWWFSWWAYLLYSLLAIFLAYQIFQFLLNRQLALAENQQLKELNTVKTKLYTNITHEFRTPLTIIQGVNDQIRKKAERSNDKETFDNTAIVKRNSIQLLNLVNQMLELRKLEAGALSVNLIQDDILRYLSYIVESFHSYAQSKEIRIHFLTEQDKILMDYDPDKILAIVSNLMSNAVKFTGEGGDIYVSVDQKTWENFEQESLVIKIRDTGIGIPAEKLPHIFDRFYQVDDEATRKAEGTGIGLTLTKELVRLVNGEIKVESTVGESTTFFVVLPINRSTKLAEDGDRLIIKEKANAFIPSIAKDTDVIIFKEEDIELPLVLLVEDNKDVQAFLQTCLRDRYEFIVAFNGQQGIDLALDRVPDLIISDVMMPEKDGFELTETLKSNFLTSHIPIILLTAKADIQSRIEGIKHGADVYLNKPFNKEELLAWSQKLIELRKILQERYSGLKTLIPVENKVIQREDEFIQKFTRIVEEHMADPGFDITFLEKKLRLSRTQIHRKLKALTDCATSENINLIRLRNAKQLLNSTELNISEIAYEVGFSDPAYFTKLFTKAYGYPPSEERRRKK